In one window of Candidatus Cloacimonadota bacterium DNA:
- a CDS encoding 4Fe-4S binding protein: MAFVITSECVKCGTCIDICPTSAIEEGDEQYVINSACIDCGRCKEVCPIDAIKGVKINGQ; the protein is encoded by the coding sequence ATGGCATTTGTAATTACTTCTGAATGTGTGAAGTGTGGAACATGTATTGATATTTGTCCAACTTCCGCCATCGAAGAAGGCGACGAACAATATGTTATCAACAGTGCTTGCATAGACTGTGGACGCTGCAAAGAAGTATGCCCAATCGATGCCATTAAAGGTGTTAAGATCAACGGCCAATAA
- a CDS encoding glycosyltransferase family 4 protein — MKIAIVGPIYPFRGGIAQFAAQLAEEISQHHEVFCLNFKKQYPNLIFPGKTQFDKSRDYIDIKSKRLLTPYNPFTFSISTSALIEFKPDLVIFNYWVPITSLAYNYISKQLKKKMNTKIITICHNLQSHEKWFFATKLQKTALNFSDEIVTLSSSVAQEAKKKFPGKKVLFGFHPAYSFYSKGKYTRREARKELGFRNNEKIILFFGYVKPYKGLDLLLKAFKFLHDKQQSVHLLIVGEVYGDAKQYEKIIQDEKIEDKVTFLQKFVTNENVEKYFKAADVLALPYLSATQSGVAQIAFTMGLGVVVTPVGGLPEIVKNDKIGRVSKSMKPQDFAEALYTFLQTDREEITKYTLVESSKYTWKEFIKLLKIC, encoded by the coding sequence ATGAAGATAGCAATTGTCGGACCGATATATCCATTTCGCGGCGGAATCGCACAATTTGCGGCACAGCTTGCCGAAGAGATATCGCAACATCATGAAGTGTTTTGTTTAAATTTTAAAAAGCAATATCCAAATCTTATTTTTCCCGGAAAAACTCAATTCGATAAAAGCAGAGATTACATTGATATCAAAAGTAAACGCTTGTTAACACCCTATAATCCTTTTACTTTTTCTATTTCCACATCAGCTCTAATTGAATTTAAACCGGATCTGGTAATATTTAATTATTGGGTACCTATTACTTCATTAGCTTATAATTATATTTCAAAGCAACTAAAGAAAAAAATGAATACCAAGATCATTACTATCTGCCATAATTTGCAAAGTCATGAAAAATGGTTTTTTGCTACTAAACTTCAGAAAACTGCTCTGAATTTTAGTGATGAAATAGTTACCCTTTCGAGTTCTGTAGCTCAAGAAGCTAAAAAGAAATTCCCGGGTAAAAAAGTTCTATTCGGTTTTCATCCGGCTTATTCATTTTATAGCAAAGGTAAATATACCAGAAGAGAAGCACGAAAGGAATTGGGTTTTAGAAATAATGAAAAAATCATTCTGTTTTTTGGTTATGTAAAACCATATAAAGGATTGGATTTGCTTTTAAAAGCATTTAAATTTCTTCATGATAAACAGCAATCTGTGCATCTGCTTATTGTGGGCGAGGTTTATGGAGATGCAAAACAATATGAAAAAATTATTCAAGATGAGAAGATCGAAGATAAAGTAACCTTTTTGCAGAAGTTTGTAACTAACGAAAATGTAGAGAAATATTTCAAAGCTGCCGATGTACTTGCTCTTCCTTATTTGAGTGCTACTCAAAGCGGAGTGGCACAAATTGCTTTCACGATGGGATTGGGTGTGGTTGTAACTCCTGTCGGCGGATTACCGGAAATAGTTAAAAATGATAAAATAGGCAGAGTTTCCAAATCTATGAAGCCACAAGATTTTGCCGAAGCATTATATACTTTTTTACAAACTGATCGGGAAGAAATTACAAAATATACACTGGTAGAAAGTAGCAAATATACATGGAAAGAATTTATTAAATTACTAAAAATTTGTTAA